In one Arenibacter antarcticus genomic region, the following are encoded:
- a CDS encoding cupin produces MMTASITDNLEYKENKPAVTLLMETSTTKEIRILMRKGQEMKEHKAPFPITVSIFEGSIDFGVNGEILQLKKGDLIALKEHVPHDLFCTEDSIIRLSISKFDTVQRVESVVHNKE; encoded by the coding sequence ATGATGACAGCTTCGATTACAGATAATTTAGAATATAAAGAAAATAAACCTGCGGTAACATTGTTAATGGAGACCAGCACTACAAAAGAAATTAGAATATTAATGCGCAAAGGCCAGGAAATGAAGGAACATAAGGCTCCCTTTCCTATAACTGTTTCAATTTTTGAAGGGAGTATCGACTTTGGTGTAAACGGTGAAATATTACAACTTAAAAAAGGCGATCTCATTGCCCTGAAAGAACATGTACCCCATGATCTGTTTTGTACCGAGGACAGTATAATTAGGCTTTCAATATCAAAATTTGATACTGTTCAACGTGTGGAAAGTGTGGTTCATAACAAAGAGTAA
- a CDS encoding nitric-oxide reductase large subunit has translation MKKTWTVFTSVVVLSFIVLIWIGTEVYQTQPPIPERVVVEGTGDILYTKADIQIGQNVWESIGGMEVGSIWGHGSYVAPDWTADWIHREAVFMLEHWANRDYNTNYANLDVEKKAALKARLIKDVKTNLFDPSTKTITISKERAAAIKNNIAHYSSIFSEGKAEYAIPKGALVNEAKLEQLNAFFFWTSWAASTNRPEKDYTYTSNWPHEPLIDNTITDDSLIWSGLSIVLLLLFIGILTYYYLRNHEKGESLEKPDKDPLTNLKLVRSQRAVLKYFIVISLLIALQVVLGIITVHYTVEGQAFFGFDLSSYLPYSISRTWHTQLAIFWIAATWLATGLFLAPMISGKEMKYQVLGINFLFIALLVIVLGSMMGEWLGVHQLLELTTNFYFGHQGYEYMDLGRFWQILLGIGLVLWVIMVSRHIMYGIRKNDESKHLLIILLISVVAIGMFFFSGLMYGENSSLPVINYWRWWLVHLWVEGFFEVFATVVIAFIFSRMKIISTKTAGRVSIASASIFLAGGIIGTLHHLYYSGTPIQAIALGATFSALEVVPLTLMGFEIRENWNLLKSRDWIQKYKWPIFFFISVAFWNFIGAGVFGFLINPPIALYYIQGLNTTAVHAHTALFGVYGMLGMGFIIICLRFYSDRIWSNTKLKRAFWLLNIGLVAMVVFSLLPIGIIQAYTSITQGYSFARDSELLYSPTVQTLKWMRMIGDIIFSVGIFYFCWFAIDETLYNYKRKK, from the coding sequence ATGAAAAAAACGTGGACAGTATTTACCAGCGTTGTCGTGCTATCTTTTATAGTGCTAATTTGGATCGGAACAGAAGTATATCAAACGCAACCACCAATACCCGAGCGAGTAGTGGTAGAGGGAACAGGGGATATCCTATATACCAAGGCGGATATACAAATAGGTCAAAATGTATGGGAATCCATTGGCGGTATGGAAGTAGGTTCTATCTGGGGCCATGGAAGCTATGTGGCGCCAGATTGGACAGCGGATTGGATCCATAGGGAAGCAGTGTTCATGCTAGAGCATTGGGCAAATAGGGATTACAATACCAACTATGCTAATTTGGATGTTGAAAAAAAGGCCGCCCTAAAAGCGCGACTCATTAAGGATGTTAAAACCAATTTATTTGACCCATCCACCAAAACCATAACTATTTCAAAGGAAAGGGCTGCTGCCATAAAAAACAATATAGCGCATTATAGTAGCATATTTTCTGAAGGAAAGGCAGAATATGCAATTCCTAAAGGCGCATTGGTCAATGAAGCAAAACTAGAGCAATTAAATGCATTTTTCTTTTGGACATCTTGGGCAGCCAGTACCAATAGACCCGAAAAGGATTACACCTACACTTCCAATTGGCCCCACGAACCCTTGATTGACAATACTATTACAGATGATTCCCTAATCTGGTCGGGATTATCAATTGTGCTCCTATTATTGTTTATTGGAATTCTTACTTATTATTATTTAAGAAATCATGAGAAGGGGGAATCATTGGAAAAACCGGATAAAGATCCTTTGACCAATCTTAAATTGGTACGATCGCAAAGGGCCGTCCTAAAATATTTTATTGTTATTTCATTATTGATTGCCTTACAAGTAGTTTTAGGAATAATAACGGTACACTATACGGTAGAAGGACAAGCTTTTTTTGGTTTCGACCTCTCAAGCTACCTCCCCTACTCCATTAGTAGAACTTGGCATACACAATTAGCCATATTTTGGATCGCCGCAACTTGGTTGGCCACAGGACTATTTTTAGCTCCAATGATTTCAGGAAAGGAAATGAAATATCAAGTACTTGGTATCAACTTTTTGTTTATTGCCTTACTAGTCATTGTACTGGGTTCTATGATGGGAGAATGGCTTGGGGTGCATCAATTATTGGAACTAACCACAAACTTTTACTTTGGCCATCAAGGATATGAATACATGGATCTAGGTAGGTTTTGGCAAATTTTACTGGGTATCGGACTTGTTTTATGGGTAATAATGGTCAGTAGGCATATCATGTACGGGATTAGAAAAAATGACGAATCCAAACATCTTTTAATCATATTATTAATATCCGTTGTAGCTATAGGAATGTTCTTTTTCTCAGGATTAATGTACGGGGAGAACAGTAGTTTACCAGTAATTAATTATTGGAGATGGTGGCTGGTACACTTATGGGTAGAAGGCTTTTTTGAAGTTTTTGCTACCGTGGTGATCGCCTTTATTTTTTCGAGAATGAAAATTATTTCCACAAAAACTGCCGGCAGGGTCTCCATTGCCTCTGCCTCTATTTTTTTGGCTGGTGGGATTATAGGAACCTTGCATCATCTTTATTATTCAGGAACCCCCATACAGGCAATTGCCCTAGGTGCAACATTTAGTGCATTGGAAGTAGTGCCCTTAACCTTGATGGGCTTCGAAATAAGGGAAAATTGGAACCTATTGAAAAGTAGGGATTGGATACAGAAATACAAATGGCCCATATTCTTCTTTATCTCCGTAGCTTTCTGGAACTTTATTGGTGCCGGTGTGTTTGGTTTTTTAATTAATCCACCAATTGCCCTTTATTACATTCAAGGTTTAAATACCACGGCGGTTCATGCACATACTGCGTTATTTGGGGTTTATGGTATGTTGGGAATGGGCTTTATAATCATCTGTTTGCGATTTTATTCAGATAGAATTTGGAGCAATACCAAACTGAAAAGAGCTTTTTGGCTTTTAAATATAGGCCTAGTTGCTATGGTTGTATTTAGCTTACTGCCTATTGGTATTATTCAGGCATATACCTCCATTACACAAGGGTATTCTTTTGCTAGGGATTCAGAATTACTCTATTCCCCAACAGTACAGACCTTAAAATGGATGCGAATGATCGGAGATATCATCTTCTCGGTGGGTATATTTTATTTCTGTTGGTTTGCTATAGATGAGACGCTTTATAATTATAAAAGGAAAAAATAA
- a CDS encoding FAD-binding oxidoreductase, which yields MEMVVDIDPGLITSFKKQIRGEVIVPSDDKYSEARKVYNANIDKHPGMIVKCVDVADVIASVNFGRENDLLIAVRGGGHNGGGLGVCDDGLVVDLSGIKFIRVDTSNNTVRVGGGNLWGEVDHATHAFGLAVPAGIISSTGVGGLTLGGGVGYLSRKFGLTIDNLLEADMVLADGSFVTTNAEHLPDLFWAIRGGGGNFGIVTSFKFQAHPVKTVIGGPTLWPIAQTEEIMAWYDEFIHKAPEDLNGFIATMVIPGPPFPEALHNKKFCGIVWCYTGDPDKFDTLFKSVLDKNPLFQHVGEMPYPSVQTLFDGLFPPGLQWYWRADFFNTLGPEVRAGHLKYGSKIPTPLSQMHLYPISGAASRVGPEDTAWAYRDAKYAGVIVGVDPDPKNSDKITSWCKNYWEALHPFSSGGAYSNFMMDEGQERVKSSYKHNYHRLVTIKQRYDSNNLFRVNQNIRP from the coding sequence ATGGAAATGGTTGTAGATATAGATCCCGGGCTAATTACATCTTTTAAGAAACAAATACGAGGAGAGGTAATAGTGCCTTCGGATGACAAATATAGCGAGGCAAGAAAGGTGTATAATGCCAATATTGACAAACATCCAGGGATGATTGTCAAGTGTGTAGATGTAGCCGATGTTATTGCTTCTGTAAATTTTGGTAGGGAAAATGACCTGTTGATCGCCGTAAGGGGTGGAGGTCATAACGGAGGCGGATTAGGGGTATGCGATGATGGCTTGGTCGTAGATTTGTCTGGAATAAAGTTTATTCGTGTGGACACGTCCAACAATACGGTTCGTGTTGGGGGAGGAAACCTTTGGGGAGAAGTAGACCATGCCACACATGCCTTTGGACTGGCTGTCCCTGCGGGAATAATTTCCTCCACTGGGGTAGGAGGATTGACCCTAGGCGGAGGGGTAGGTTATTTATCTAGGAAATTTGGACTCACCATAGACAATTTGTTAGAGGCCGATATGGTCTTGGCAGATGGTTCATTTGTCACCACAAATGCCGAACATCTACCAGACCTTTTTTGGGCCATCCGCGGAGGTGGCGGCAACTTTGGAATTGTTACCTCTTTTAAATTTCAAGCACATCCCGTAAAAACAGTAATTGGAGGGCCAACGCTATGGCCCATAGCGCAAACAGAAGAAATTATGGCTTGGTATGACGAATTTATTCATAAGGCTCCAGAAGATCTTAATGGGTTTATTGCAACTATGGTTATACCTGGACCTCCCTTTCCTGAAGCGCTTCACAACAAGAAATTTTGTGGGATAGTTTGGTGCTATACGGGAGATCCAGATAAGTTTGATACGCTTTTTAAATCTGTTTTGGATAAAAATCCATTGTTCCAACATGTAGGTGAAATGCCTTATCCGTCTGTTCAAACCCTGTTTGATGGACTCTTCCCACCAGGCCTGCAATGGTATTGGCGAGCCGATTTTTTTAATACATTGGGACCCGAGGTTAGGGCTGGCCACTTAAAATACGGCTCCAAAATTCCAACACCCTTATCGCAGATGCACTTGTACCCTATTAGTGGGGCAGCAAGTAGGGTAGGGCCAGAAGATACGGCATGGGCGTATAGGGATGCCAAATATGCAGGAGTAATTGTAGGGGTGGATCCCGATCCGAAAAATAGTGATAAAATTACCAGTTGGTGTAAAAACTATTGGGAAGCCCTACATCCATTTTCTTCTGGTGGCGCATATTCCAATTTTATGATGGACGAGGGGCAGGAACGAGTAAAATCTAGCTACAAACACAATTACCACAGGTTGGTAACAATCAAACAAAGGTATGACTCAAATAACCTGTTTAGAGTAAATCAGAACATAAGACCATAA
- a CDS encoding cupin domain-containing protein has protein sequence MNYTIYFSKIKAALLISTLLLSYCFYGQGNVANEMESSMVKTHEDKDLQWGPCPSFMPEGCTIAVLHGDPSKKNVDVFFKVPANYEIPAHWHNSAERMVLVSGELRVTYEGEKEQIMKVGSYAYGPTTKSHTAKCGSKDPCVLFIAFEEPLDAFPIKLK, from the coding sequence ATGAATTACACTATATATTTTTCTAAAATAAAAGCTGCTTTACTTATTTCGACATTATTGCTGAGTTATTGTTTTTATGGACAAGGGAATGTGGCAAATGAAATGGAATCCTCCATGGTAAAAACACATGAGGACAAAGATTTACAATGGGGCCCATGCCCATCCTTTATGCCCGAGGGCTGCACAATAGCAGTATTACACGGGGATCCTTCAAAAAAGAATGTAGATGTCTTTTTTAAGGTACCTGCCAATTATGAAATACCTGCGCATTGGCACAATTCTGCCGAACGTATGGTTCTTGTGTCTGGGGAATTGCGTGTTACCTATGAGGGAGAAAAAGAACAAATAATGAAGGTTGGCTCCTATGCCTATGGCCCCACAACTAAATCGCACACCGCAAAATGCGGAAGTAAAGATCCCTGTGTACTATTCATTGCCTTTGAAGAACCATTGGATGCATTTCCAATAAAATTAAAATAG
- a CDS encoding nickel-binding protein, with the protein MPIYMDRHDIPEAITAEHVAEMHREDLKIEHLFGCKGMTYWCDEKRRTAFCLINAPNKQAIQDMHDHAHGDVPHRIIEVDGTIVESFLGRIEDPEKSQKTELNIINDPAFRTIMVIELRRVSFLVGDAQPYQNQILKYKKSILSSIEKFLGRIVKQKSDYFLLSFNSVTNAVLCAQEIHSHLNSTSNNLSYTGIQLSIGLHAGVPVTEKESIFEDTIIMAERFCAIIHGKIVLSHEVWQLYESENFNVKLNQNNLKTLSIGEEKFINLIMDYTEKEWTNTSFNSDDFSKNLGYSKSQLYRKMIALTSKSPNNFIKDYRLKNALQLLKKNAKNISETAFTTGFNSPAYFSKCFLDNFGILPSKYVQNYTV; encoded by the coding sequence ATGCCAATTTATATGGATCGTCATGATATTCCCGAGGCAATAACTGCGGAACATGTAGCAGAAATGCACAGGGAAGATTTGAAGATTGAACATCTTTTTGGTTGTAAGGGTATGACCTACTGGTGCGATGAAAAGAGACGTACCGCGTTTTGCTTGATTAACGCGCCCAATAAACAGGCTATCCAAGATATGCACGATCACGCCCATGGTGATGTTCCCCATAGAATAATTGAAGTGGATGGCACCATTGTGGAATCATTCCTAGGCCGTATTGAAGATCCTGAAAAATCACAAAAAACAGAACTGAATATTATTAACGATCCTGCCTTTAGAACGATTATGGTCATTGAGTTAAGAAGGGTATCCTTTCTCGTTGGCGATGCCCAACCATATCAAAATCAAATTTTAAAATATAAAAAATCCATTCTATCCTCCATAGAGAAATTCTTAGGCAGAATCGTGAAACAAAAATCTGATTATTTTTTATTGTCCTTTAATTCCGTTACCAACGCTGTGCTTTGCGCCCAAGAAATCCATTCCCATCTTAATTCAACGTCTAACAACCTCTCCTATACAGGAATACAATTGAGTATAGGCTTACATGCAGGGGTGCCAGTAACCGAAAAGGAGAGTATTTTTGAGGATACCATTATAATGGCAGAACGATTTTGTGCTATTATTCATGGAAAAATTGTTTTATCCCACGAAGTGTGGCAATTATATGAGAGCGAGAATTTTAACGTTAAATTAAACCAGAATAATTTAAAGACTCTTAGTATAGGAGAGGAGAAATTTATAAATCTGATAATGGATTATACCGAGAAAGAATGGACAAATACTTCATTCAACTCCGATGATTTTAGTAAAAATTTGGGGTACAGTAAATCGCAATTGTATAGAAAAATGATAGCACTAACTAGCAAATCCCCAAATAATTTCATAAAAGACTACCGTTTAAAAAATGCGTTGCAATTATTGAAAAAAAACGCCAAAAATATTTCGGAAACCGCTTTTACTACAGGATTTAACAGTCCTGCCTATTTCTCAAAATGCTTTTTGGACAATTTTGGAATCCTTCCCTCAAAATACGTCCAAAATTATACGGTATAA
- a CDS encoding aminotransferase class IV, with product MKNSYPKKVYLNGDILEPESAKISVFDRGFLFGDGIYEVMAQINGHFFYEKAHIKRLEDGLRKINIEFSTSLLRTEIPKILKASDLVDKDCLLYIQVTRGVAPRQHAYPKDIQPTFMMYATPKILPEINSIKATVVTSEDFRWSRCDIKMISLLGNVMANEYAIQKKCFENVLIRNGVVTEASHCNVFFVKNSVVYTHPADTYILDGITRQIVLELCVKLGIEVREVGVTEEDMLEMDEAFLTGTSTQIASIQQWDDYFFYHDNEVGEITQKLQLAFRNLKYNLG from the coding sequence ATGAAAAATTCATATCCCAAAAAAGTATACCTGAACGGGGATATTTTAGAACCCGAATCAGCCAAGATTTCCGTATTTGATAGGGGCTTCTTGTTCGGGGATGGAATTTATGAGGTCATGGCCCAAATTAATGGACATTTCTTTTATGAAAAGGCCCATATAAAGCGATTGGAAGATGGCCTGCGTAAAATTAATATTGAGTTTAGCACCTCCCTTCTTAGAACCGAAATTCCCAAAATCCTTAAAGCATCGGATTTGGTTGACAAGGACTGTTTGTTATATATTCAGGTAACTAGGGGTGTGGCCCCAAGACAACACGCTTATCCAAAAGATATACAGCCTACGTTTATGATGTACGCTACTCCAAAAATATTACCTGAAATCAATTCCATAAAGGCCACTGTAGTAACTTCAGAAGATTTTAGGTGGTCCCGATGTGATATAAAAATGATTTCTCTTTTGGGTAATGTAATGGCAAATGAATATGCTATTCAAAAGAAGTGTTTCGAGAATGTGCTTATAAGGAATGGGGTGGTAACAGAGGCCTCCCATTGCAACGTATTTTTTGTAAAGAATAGCGTAGTGTACACGCATCCGGCGGATACTTATATCCTAGATGGCATCACCCGGCAAATAGTGCTGGAATTGTGTGTTAAACTCGGTATAGAAGTACGCGAAGTTGGAGTTACAGAAGAGGATATGCTAGAAATGGACGAAGCATTTTTAACCGGTACCAGCACCCAAATCGCCTCCATACAGCAATGGGATGATTATTTCTTTTATCATGATAATGAAGTTGGCGAAATCACACAAAAACTCCAATTAGCGTTTAGGAATTTAAAATACAATTTAGGTTAG
- a CDS encoding M3 family metallopeptidase, giving the protein MKKISTMIMLTVLFSACNDSKTKNKGASQDTSENPLLVESTLPYYAPDFSKINNSHFKPALLQGIAEQKEAIDKIANNTEAATFENTVLALENSGATLDRAQNVFYALTGAHTNDTLQAIQEEMAPKFSELRDAIYLNDNLFQRVKSLYESKESLDLDSESLRLLETYFEDFEIAGANLSEEKKETLKSYNSRLASLTTTFNKTLLEANNGGAVVFTDTSELAGLSEAQLKSLENKDGEGWKISLQNTTQQPLLQTMENRDGREKLFSAAWNRADGSAHDTKAIISEIAELRAKKGALLGFANYAEWSLQNTMAKKPEKVFELFYGLIPAATAKAKVEADEIQQMIKQKGGDFTLEAWDWNHYAEMVRIAKYDLDENQIKPYFELKTVLEKGVFYAAEKLYGLTFKARTDIPTYHEDVMVYELFEENGKTLGLFYADFFSRPSKRGGAWMSNFVTQSKMYNKKPVIYNVCNYPKPADGEPALLTYDEVSTMFHEFGHALHGFFADQQYPSLSGTSVARDFVEFPSQFNENWALYPEILKNYALHYQTGEQIPQALIDKIKKSGTFNQGYSLTENLAASNLDMQWHTIAADIKIEDANAFEKEALNKTKLDVVSAVPPRYRSTYFSHIFGSGYAAGYYSYLWTEMLHHDAYNWFEDNGGLTRENGQRFREMILSRGNTLPLEKMYKDWRGSDPKIEPMLKARGLK; this is encoded by the coding sequence ATGAAAAAAATTTCTACTATGATAATGCTAACGGTTTTGTTTTCAGCGTGTAACGACTCCAAAACCAAGAATAAGGGAGCTTCTCAGGATACTTCCGAGAATCCATTGCTAGTTGAATCTACCCTACCTTATTATGCCCCTGACTTTTCTAAGATTAATAACAGCCATTTTAAGCCCGCTCTACTGCAAGGTATTGCGGAGCAGAAGGAAGCAATAGATAAAATTGCCAACAACACCGAGGCGGCAACTTTTGAAAATACCGTTTTAGCACTTGAAAATAGCGGTGCTACTTTAGATAGGGCACAAAATGTATTTTATGCCTTGACGGGTGCACATACCAATGACACCTTACAGGCTATCCAAGAAGAGATGGCTCCGAAATTTTCGGAATTAAGGGATGCCATTTATTTGAATGATAACTTGTTCCAACGCGTAAAATCGTTGTACGAATCCAAGGAAAGTTTAGATTTGGACTCCGAATCCTTACGATTATTGGAAACTTATTTCGAAGATTTTGAAATCGCAGGCGCCAATTTATCTGAGGAGAAAAAAGAAACCTTAAAATCTTACAATTCGCGTTTGGCTAGTCTAACCACTACTTTTAATAAAACTTTGTTAGAGGCCAATAATGGAGGAGCGGTAGTTTTTACTGATACATCCGAATTAGCGGGACTTTCAGAGGCACAATTAAAATCTTTGGAAAACAAGGATGGAGAGGGATGGAAAATTTCACTTCAAAATACAACCCAACAACCCCTGTTGCAAACAATGGAAAATAGGGACGGTAGGGAGAAACTGTTTAGCGCTGCTTGGAACCGTGCAGACGGTTCTGCTCACGATACCAAAGCTATCATAAGTGAAATTGCTGAATTACGTGCCAAAAAAGGAGCGTTGTTAGGTTTTGCAAATTATGCGGAATGGAGCCTACAAAATACTATGGCAAAAAAGCCGGAAAAAGTTTTCGAATTGTTTTATGGACTAATTCCAGCCGCTACTGCCAAAGCGAAAGTTGAAGCTGATGAAATTCAGCAAATGATTAAACAAAAAGGGGGCGATTTTACGTTGGAAGCTTGGGATTGGAACCACTATGCAGAAATGGTACGTATCGCCAAGTACGATTTGGACGAAAATCAGATTAAACCTTATTTTGAGTTGAAAACCGTATTGGAAAAAGGAGTTTTTTATGCTGCAGAAAAATTGTACGGTCTTACTTTTAAAGCTAGAACCGATATACCTACCTATCATGAAGATGTTATGGTGTATGAATTATTTGAGGAAAACGGTAAAACACTAGGCTTGTTTTATGCCGATTTCTTTTCTCGCCCAAGTAAGCGGGGAGGGGCATGGATGAGTAATTTTGTAACCCAATCTAAAATGTACAACAAAAAGCCGGTCATCTATAATGTTTGTAATTATCCAAAACCTGCAGATGGAGAACCTGCACTGTTGACCTATGATGAGGTAAGTACTATGTTCCACGAATTTGGGCATGCACTACATGGCTTCTTTGCCGATCAGCAATACCCATCACTATCAGGTACTTCGGTAGCTAGGGATTTTGTTGAATTCCCATCACAGTTTAATGAGAATTGGGCCTTATATCCAGAGATATTGAAGAACTATGCCCTTCATTACCAAACAGGCGAACAGATTCCGCAAGCACTAATAGACAAGATCAAAAAATCGGGCACCTTTAACCAAGGCTATAGTCTTACCGAGAATTTGGCCGCTTCCAACTTAGATATGCAATGGCATACTATAGCTGCAGATATCAAGATTGAGGATGCCAATGCCTTCGAGAAAGAGGCTTTAAATAAGACTAAATTAGACGTCGTTTCTGCAGTACCACCACGATACAGATCCACCTATTTTTCCCATATTTTTGGGAGTGGGTATGCAGCAGGTTACTATTCCTATCTATGGACAGAAATGTTGCACCATGATGCCTATAATTGGTTTGAGGATAATGGGGGGTTGACCCGTGAAAATGGACAGCGTTTTAGGGAGATGATACTTTCTAGGGGAAATACATTACCCTTAGAAAAAATGTACAAAGATTGGAGAGGTAGCGATCCCAAAATAGAACCCATGCTAAAAGCTCGTGGGCTTAAATAA